From the genome of Streptomyces sp. NBC_01260, one region includes:
- a CDS encoding DUF5691 domain-containing protein, which yields MPRTATPTTSITPAPTVSATDDPTGPLTATPWEELVTSALLGTDRRPPAAASGTGPHSRPGGVTGYAGPDGAAAALLNAAALHTVRRRAGLLPAPAAPRPAPAPADPRPPLPGAARSRLERLLADRAAPSGSGGRRGTAPDLTELIPQWLATANLHGYRAPDAALPAVLDAARARTDLRPQALAFAGPRGLWLAGLNPEWKFALRGSSGTSLLPDVTDPEAVHRLWEEGLFAERVALLSAVRAHEAGAALALLATTWATERAEDRLMFIDSLRTGLSGADEAFLEQALADRSRNVRATAAELLSALPESALARRMADRALSCVSPGLTGSGPSVAVEAPHECDAAMQRDGVVALPPSGRGERSWWLGQLVESSPLAIWPTRFGGREAREIVALPVADGWSEELHAAWCRAAVRQRDPKWARALLGAPATPPSNGPGTASLAERSKLLIVLPSAERAGWVAGFIAAHGLSEAFQLLGVCPTPWAEPLGRSVVDALDIARDAGSYPWSFSGVMGLAERCLNPAEADRLEVLTTTPDEPADASPGANGYWSEAFQRLVSTLRLRAAMDAELAPDR from the coding sequence ATGCCCCGTACCGCCACACCCACCACATCCATCACCCCCGCCCCCACGGTCTCCGCAACCGACGACCCCACCGGCCCGCTCACCGCGACGCCGTGGGAGGAGCTCGTCACCTCGGCGCTGCTCGGCACGGACCGCCGCCCTCCCGCGGCGGCATCCGGCACCGGCCCGCACAGCCGGCCGGGCGGGGTAACGGGCTACGCGGGCCCGGACGGGGCGGCGGCCGCGCTGCTGAATGCCGCCGCCCTGCACACCGTGCGGCGCCGGGCGGGTCTGCTGCCCGCTCCCGCCGCGCCCCGGCCCGCTCCCGCGCCCGCCGACCCGCGGCCGCCCCTTCCGGGGGCTGCCCGGAGCCGGCTGGAGCGGCTGCTCGCGGACCGGGCGGCACCGAGCGGTTCGGGCGGCAGACGCGGCACGGCTCCCGATCTGACGGAACTGATTCCGCAGTGGCTGGCCACCGCCAATCTGCACGGCTACCGGGCACCGGACGCGGCGCTGCCCGCCGTGCTGGACGCGGCCCGGGCCCGGACCGATCTGCGGCCGCAGGCCCTGGCGTTCGCCGGACCGCGCGGCCTCTGGCTGGCCGGGCTGAACCCCGAGTGGAAGTTCGCGCTGCGCGGCTCGTCCGGCACCTCACTGCTGCCGGACGTGACCGACCCGGAAGCCGTCCACCGGCTCTGGGAGGAAGGCCTGTTCGCCGAACGGGTCGCGCTGCTCTCGGCGGTACGGGCGCACGAGGCGGGCGCCGCTCTCGCCCTGCTCGCCACCACCTGGGCCACCGAGCGGGCCGAGGACCGGCTGATGTTCATCGACTCCCTGCGTACCGGGCTCTCCGGCGCCGATGAGGCCTTCCTGGAGCAGGCCCTCGCCGACCGCAGCCGCAATGTCCGCGCGACGGCCGCCGAACTGCTTTCCGCACTTCCCGAATCGGCGCTCGCCCGCCGGATGGCGGACCGGGCCCTGTCCTGCGTGAGCCCCGGCCTCACCGGCAGCGGGCCGTCCGTGGCCGTGGAGGCCCCGCACGAATGCGATGCGGCGATGCAGCGCGACGGTGTGGTGGCGCTCCCGCCGTCCGGGCGGGGCGAGCGGTCCTGGTGGCTCGGCCAGCTGGTGGAGTCGTCCCCGCTCGCGATCTGGCCGACGCGGTTCGGCGGCCGCGAGGCGCGGGAGATCGTCGCGCTCCCCGTGGCCGACGGCTGGAGCGAGGAACTCCACGCGGCCTGGTGCCGGGCCGCCGTCCGGCAGCGGGACCCGAAATGGGCGCGGGCGCTGCTCGGCGCCCCCGCGACACCCCCGTCGAACGGCCCCGGTACGGCATCGCTCGCCGAGCGGTCGAAGCTCCTGATCGTGCTGCCCTCAGCCGAACGGGCCGGCTGGGTGGCCGGGTTCATCGCCGCGCACGGCCTGTCGGAGGCGTTCCAGCTGCTGGGGGTCTGCCCGACCCCCTGGGCGGAGCCGCTCGGCCGCTCCGTCGTCGACGCCCTCGACATCGCCCGGGACGCCGGCAGCTATCCGTGGAGCTTCAGCGGGGTGATGGGCCTCGCCGAACGCTGCCTGAATCCGGCCGAGGCCGACCGCCTGGAGGTCCTCACCACGACCCCCGACGAGCCGGCGGACGCCTCCCCCGGCGCGAACGGCTACTGGTCGGAGGCGTTCCAGCGCCTGGTCTCCACCCTGCGGCTGCGCGCGGCGATGGACGCGGAGCTGGCACCGGACCGGTGA
- a CDS encoding cobalamin B12-binding domain-containing protein, protein MGVTGPIRVVVAKPGLDGHDRGAKVIARALRDAGMEVIYTGLHQTPEQIVDTAIQEDADAIGLSILSGAHNTLFAKVIALLKERDAEDIKVFGGGIIPEADIAPLKEQGVAEIFTPGATTVEIVAWVNANVRQPAEA, encoded by the coding sequence ATGGGTGTGACCGGTCCGATCCGAGTGGTGGTGGCCAAGCCGGGCCTCGACGGCCATGACCGCGGGGCCAAGGTGATCGCGCGGGCCCTGCGCGACGCCGGTATGGAAGTCATCTACACCGGGCTTCACCAGACGCCCGAGCAGATCGTGGACACCGCGATCCAGGAGGACGCCGACGCGATCGGCCTCTCGATCCTCTCCGGTGCGCACAACACGCTCTTCGCGAAGGTGATCGCCCTGCTGAAGGAGCGCGACGCGGAGGACATCAAGGTCTTCGGCGGCGGCATCATTCCGGAGGCGGACATCGCACCGCTCAAGGAGCAGGGAGTCGCGGAGATCTTCACCCCGGGCGCGACGACGGTCGAGATCGTCGCCTGGGTCAACGCGAACGTCCGCCAGCCGGCGGAGGCCTGA
- a CDS encoding esterase/lipase family protein → MKAPPFLPLLPRRPCPREAWLSSALLRATALELVVLAGHALLYPTGITGERSAPPRPAADPAPAPSGTTALPRGNARNTEHTGHTGHTRHTGQTDRPPVVLLHGFIDNRSVFVLLRRSLARHGWRHLESLNYSPLTCDIRTAAELLGRHIEEICARTGHREVDIVGHSLGGLIARYYVQRLGGDRRVRTLVTLGTPHAGTAVAPMASAHPIVRQMRSGSAPIEELRLPAPGCRTRFVSFWSELDQVIVPAEAACIDHPDLDVTNVRVSGIGHLALPVHPAVAAGVRQALDAQEPARGSAGAASVA, encoded by the coding sequence ATGAAGGCCCCGCCCTTTCTTCCTCTACTGCCGCGTCGGCCCTGCCCGCGGGAGGCCTGGCTGTCGTCCGCACTGCTGAGAGCGACCGCGCTGGAACTCGTGGTGCTCGCCGGACACGCACTGCTGTATCCCACCGGCATCACCGGCGAGCGGAGCGCCCCGCCGCGCCCGGCGGCCGATCCGGCCCCCGCACCCTCCGGGACCACCGCCCTGCCCAGGGGAAACGCCAGGAACACCGAGCACACCGGACACACCGGGCACACCAGGCACACCGGACAGACCGACCGGCCGCCCGTCGTGCTCCTGCACGGCTTCATCGACAACCGCTCCGTCTTCGTCCTGCTGCGCCGCTCCCTCGCCCGGCACGGCTGGCGCCATCTGGAGTCGCTCAACTACTCCCCGCTGACCTGCGACATCCGCACCGCCGCCGAGCTGCTCGGCCGCCACATCGAGGAGATCTGCGCCCGCACCGGACACCGCGAGGTCGACATCGTCGGACACAGCCTGGGCGGCCTGATAGCGCGCTACTACGTACAGCGACTGGGCGGTGACCGACGGGTCCGCACCCTGGTCACTCTCGGCACACCGCACGCCGGCACCGCTGTCGCCCCGATGGCCAGCGCTCACCCGATCGTGCGCCAGATGCGCAGCGGATCGGCCCCGATCGAGGAGCTGCGGCTGCCCGCGCCCGGCTGCCGCACCCGGTTCGTCAGCTTCTGGAGCGAGCTGGACCAGGTGATCGTCCCCGCCGAGGCGGCCTGCATCGACCACCCGGACCTCGATGTGACGAACGTACGCGTCAGCGGGATCGGCCATCTCGCGCTGCCCGTGCACCCGGCCGTGGCTGCCGGGGTCCGCCAGGCGCTCGACGCGCAGGAGCCGGCAAGGGGGTCCGCCGGCGCCGCGTCCGTGGCCTGA
- a CDS encoding M23 family metallopeptidase, which yields MNDQHPHAGHVGYDSQSTGGFDNDPLFGSLPGGYGGSYDATPGYAAPYDSGQAGHSGQYDATQWDTGAHRTAAYDHAADYAAYTPHPQQHPPYETAPQYDAAPQYDTTATWAAQDGYGANIPAQGGAPDASGQWDTSGWYANGQWSSTDTAGYDSGAYDATAWNTGATPEHGQRTPHNVTESHEPEQTAQHPYETHETYEVHEAYEPYEDRSQEQGQDQRHAPAHEQASYDAQDSHEPGAGHEAEALDQDPSPAPAVSRRPASHPVSRGSRSRRRSPAKRSALLTVAVPSACVMSVAGIAAASVGGMGGGEEKKDDTTTMAAADPGTVKPVAANNKLDTQLANLSADAENFADRASRTQERIDLKERQAAEKKKRIAEAARKEALRPKYVMPVKEHGLSAYFGQAGVNWMSVHTGIDFPVLYGTPVMAATDGTVHTQFNTAYGNMAIVTMADGTETWYCHLSSTRIRSGPVKAGDVIAYSGDSGNSTGPHLHFEVRPGGGAAIDPLPWLRSHNVDPT from the coding sequence GTGAACGACCAGCACCCCCACGCCGGGCACGTCGGATACGACAGCCAATCCACGGGCGGATTCGACAACGACCCGCTCTTCGGCTCCCTCCCCGGCGGCTACGGCGGTTCGTACGACGCCACGCCCGGTTACGCCGCCCCGTACGACAGCGGGCAGGCCGGTCACAGCGGCCAGTACGACGCCACCCAGTGGGACACGGGCGCACACCGGACCGCCGCGTACGACCACGCCGCCGACTACGCGGCCTACACCCCCCACCCTCAGCAGCACCCCCCGTACGAGACGGCCCCGCAGTACGACGCGGCCCCGCAGTACGACACCACCGCGACCTGGGCGGCGCAGGACGGCTACGGCGCGAACATCCCGGCGCAGGGCGGCGCCCCGGACGCATCCGGCCAGTGGGACACCTCCGGCTGGTACGCGAACGGCCAATGGTCAAGCACCGACACGGCGGGATACGACTCCGGCGCGTACGACGCCACCGCCTGGAACACCGGCGCCACGCCCGAGCACGGACAGCGAACGCCGCACAATGTGACGGAATCGCACGAGCCCGAACAGACCGCACAGCATCCGTACGAGACACACGAGACGTACGAGGTGCACGAGGCGTACGAGCCTTACGAAGACCGCTCCCAGGAGCAGGGCCAGGACCAGCGCCACGCCCCCGCCCATGAACAGGCCTCCTACGACGCGCAGGATTCGCACGAGCCCGGCGCCGGCCACGAAGCCGAGGCCCTGGACCAGGACCCGTCCCCGGCCCCTGCCGTGTCCCGTCGCCCCGCGAGCCATCCGGTCTCCCGCGGCAGCCGCAGCCGCAGGCGTTCGCCCGCCAAGCGCTCCGCTCTCCTCACCGTCGCCGTTCCCTCCGCCTGCGTGATGAGCGTGGCCGGTATCGCCGCCGCCTCCGTGGGCGGGATGGGCGGCGGCGAGGAGAAGAAGGACGACACCACGACGATGGCGGCCGCCGACCCCGGCACGGTCAAGCCGGTCGCCGCCAACAACAAGCTGGACACCCAGCTCGCCAACCTCAGCGCCGACGCGGAGAACTTCGCCGACCGCGCGAGCCGCACCCAGGAGCGCATCGACCTGAAGGAGCGGCAGGCCGCCGAGAAGAAGAAGCGCATCGCGGAGGCCGCCCGCAAGGAGGCCCTGCGCCCCAAGTACGTCATGCCGGTCAAGGAGCACGGCCTCAGCGCGTACTTCGGCCAGGCGGGCGTCAACTGGATGTCCGTGCACACGGGCATCGACTTCCCCGTCCTGTACGGCACCCCGGTGATGGCCGCGACCGACGGCACCGTTCACACGCAGTTCAACACCGCCTACGGGAACATGGCCATCGTCACGATGGCCGACGGCACCGAGACCTGGTACTGCCACCTCAGCAGCACCCGGATCCGCTCGGGCCCGGTCAAGGCCGGTGACGTCATCGCGTACTCCGGGGACTCCGGCAACTCGACCGGCCCGCACCTGCACTTCGAGGTGCGGCCCGGCGGCGGCGCGGCCATCGACCCGCTGCCCTGGCTCCGCAGCCACAACGTCGACCCGACCTGA
- the pcrA gene encoding DNA helicase PcrA has protein sequence MSSLFDDSFLAGLQHTEEGPPPPPEDSAPEAVPEDLFGGVFDGPPPPRDAYYRDGAHRPVIDAAALLDGLNTEQRAAVVHAGSPLLIVAGAGSGKTRVLTHRIAHLLAERGVHPGQILAITFTNKAAGEMKERVEQLVGPRANAMWVMTFHSACVRILRRESKKLGFTSSFSIYDAADSKRLMALVCRDLDLDPKRFPPKSFTAKVSNLKNELIDEETFAGQAADGFEKTLAQAYAMYQARLREANALDFDDIIMTTVHLLQAFPDVAEHYRRRFRHVLVDEYQDTNHAQYTLVRELVGPAGAADAPGELCVVGDADQSIYAFRGATIRNILQFEEDYPDATTILLEQNYRSTQTILSAANAVIERNESRRPKNLWTNAGSGARITGYVADTEHDEAQFVADEIDRLTDAGDARAGDVAIFYRTNAQSRVFEEIFIRVGLPYKVVGGVRFYERKEVRDVLAYLRVLANPEDTVPLRRILNVPKRGIGDRAEAMIDALSLREKITFPQALRRVDEAYGMAARSANAVKRFNTLMEELRTIVESGAGPAVVLEAVMERTGYLAELQASTDPQDETRIENLQELAAVALEFEQERGEEEGAGTLSEFLERVALVADSDQIPDEDTDGSGVVTLMTLHTAKGLEFPVVFLTGMEDGVFPHMRALGQVKELEEERRLAYVGITRARERLYLTRAAMRSAWGQPSYNPPSRFLEEIPDQHLEWKRKGPMAAPAGPTSGITSSLSASRSRSGPSGFATRRTSDKPTITLVVGDRVTHDQFGLGTVTAVEGIGDQAKATVDFGDERPKKLLLRYAPVQKL, from the coding sequence ATGAGCAGCCTCTTTGACGACAGTTTCCTGGCCGGCCTCCAGCACACGGAGGAAGGGCCCCCGCCGCCCCCCGAGGACTCCGCACCCGAAGCGGTGCCGGAGGACCTCTTCGGGGGCGTGTTCGACGGGCCCCCGCCGCCCCGCGACGCGTACTACCGCGACGGGGCCCACCGCCCGGTCATCGACGCCGCCGCGCTGCTCGACGGGCTGAACACCGAGCAGCGTGCCGCCGTGGTGCACGCGGGGTCCCCGCTGCTCATCGTCGCCGGGGCCGGTTCGGGCAAGACCCGGGTGCTGACCCACCGCATCGCCCACCTGCTGGCCGAGCGCGGGGTGCACCCCGGCCAGATCCTGGCGATCACCTTCACCAACAAGGCCGCCGGCGAGATGAAGGAGCGCGTCGAGCAGCTCGTCGGCCCCCGCGCCAACGCCATGTGGGTCATGACCTTCCACAGCGCGTGCGTACGGATCCTGCGCCGCGAGTCGAAGAAGCTCGGCTTCACCTCCTCGTTCTCGATCTACGACGCCGCGGACTCCAAGCGGCTGATGGCCCTGGTCTGCCGCGATCTCGACCTCGACCCGAAGCGCTTCCCGCCGAAGTCGTTCACGGCGAAGGTGTCGAACCTGAAGAACGAGCTGATCGACGAGGAGACCTTCGCCGGCCAGGCGGCGGACGGTTTCGAGAAGACGCTCGCCCAGGCCTACGCGATGTACCAGGCCCGGCTGCGCGAGGCCAACGCGCTGGACTTCGACGACATCATCATGACGACGGTGCACCTGCTCCAGGCCTTCCCCGACGTCGCCGAGCACTACCGCCGCCGCTTCCGGCACGTCCTGGTCGACGAGTACCAGGACACCAACCACGCCCAGTACACGCTCGTACGGGAACTGGTCGGCCCGGCCGGTGCCGCCGACGCCCCCGGCGAGCTGTGCGTCGTCGGTGACGCGGACCAGTCGATCTACGCCTTCCGCGGCGCCACGATCCGCAACATCCTCCAGTTCGAGGAGGACTACCCGGACGCGACCACGATCCTGCTGGAACAGAACTACCGCTCCACCCAGACGATCCTGTCCGCCGCCAACGCCGTCATCGAGCGCAACGAGAGCCGCCGCCCGAAGAACCTCTGGACCAACGCCGGCTCCGGAGCCCGGATCACCGGCTACGTCGCGGACACCGAGCACGACGAGGCGCAGTTCGTCGCCGACGAGATCGACCGGCTGACCGACGCGGGCGACGCCAGGGCCGGAGATGTCGCGATCTTCTACCGGACGAACGCGCAGTCCCGTGTCTTCGAGGAGATCTTCATCCGGGTCGGCCTGCCCTACAAGGTCGTCGGCGGTGTGCGCTTCTACGAGCGCAAGGAGGTCCGGGACGTCCTGGCCTACCTCCGGGTCCTCGCCAACCCCGAGGACACGGTCCCGCTGCGCCGCATCCTGAACGTGCCCAAGCGCGGCATCGGCGACCGGGCCGAGGCGATGATCGACGCCCTGTCACTACGCGAGAAGATCACCTTCCCGCAGGCGCTGCGCCGCGTCGACGAGGCGTACGGCATGGCCGCGCGTTCCGCCAACGCCGTCAAGCGGTTCAACACGCTGATGGAGGAGTTGCGCACGATCGTCGAGTCGGGCGCGGGCCCCGCGGTGGTGCTGGAGGCCGTCATGGAACGGACCGGCTACCTCGCCGAGCTCCAGGCCTCCACCGACCCGCAGGACGAGACCCGGATCGAGAACCTCCAGGAGCTTGCCGCCGTCGCGCTCGAATTCGAGCAGGAGCGCGGCGAGGAGGAGGGTGCGGGCACCCTCTCCGAGTTCCTGGAGCGGGTCGCGCTCGTCGCCGACTCCGACCAGATCCCCGACGAGGACACCGACGGCTCCGGAGTCGTCACGCTGATGACCCTGCACACGGCGAAGGGCCTCGAATTCCCGGTGGTCTTCCTGACCGGCATGGAGGACGGCGTCTTCCCGCACATGCGGGCGCTGGGCCAGGTCAAGGAGCTGGAGGAGGAGCGCCGGCTCGCGTATGTCGGTATCACCCGCGCCCGCGAGCGGCTCTACCTGACCCGGGCGGCGATGCGCAGCGCGTGGGGCCAGCCCTCGTACAACCCGCCGTCACGGTTCCTGGAGGAGATCCCGGACCAGCACCTGGAGTGGAAGCGGAAGGGCCCGATGGCGGCTCCGGCGGGACCGACGTCGGGCATCACCTCGTCGCTGTCCGCGTCCCGCTCGCGCTCCGGGCCCTCGGGCTTCGCGACCCGGCGGACCTCGGACAAGCCGACGATCACGCTGGTGGTCGGCGACCGGGTCACCCACGACCAGTTCGGTCTGGGCACGGTGACGGCGGTCGAGGGCATCGGCGACCAGGCGAAGGCCACGGTCGACTTCGGTGACGAGCGGCCGAAGAAGCTGCTGCTGCGGTACGCGCCGGTCCAGAAGCTGTAG
- a CDS encoding C40 family peptidase, which translates to MPALASHRKPRPRVRSTTPAIGFTTAALASVTLLSTQSALAAPAPKPSIEDVQKKVDGLYRQAGTATQHYDQAKEASAKQRTKVDALLDDIAERADKLNDARRTLGNYAAAQYRDGALAPTATFFLANDPQSFFDQTHLMNRMAANQQQAVTDFRTKQAEASKKRAEAVTSLETLTASQTKLRTSKQNVQNKLTEARTLLSKLTAEEKARLAELERKKQAEAKRKAAELAEKQAAAKAEADRKAKEAGSGTGTGTGSGTGSGTGTGSGSDSSATTKAGKVLAFARAQIGKPYVWGATGPASYDCSGLTQAAWKAAGVTLPRTTWDQVKVGTRIATADLQPGDLVFFYDDISHVGIYKGDGMMIHAPKPGADVREESIYYMPIYGSVRPG; encoded by the coding sequence ATGCCGGCCTTGGCATCGCATCGCAAACCGCGCCCCCGGGTGCGCAGCACCACCCCGGCCATCGGGTTCACGACGGCCGCACTCGCCTCGGTGACCCTGCTGTCCACGCAGAGCGCGCTGGCGGCCCCGGCCCCGAAGCCCAGCATCGAGGACGTCCAGAAGAAGGTCGACGGCCTCTACCGGCAGGCGGGCACCGCGACCCAGCACTACGACCAGGCGAAAGAGGCGTCCGCCAAGCAGCGCACCAAGGTGGACGCGCTGCTGGACGACATCGCCGAGCGCGCCGACAAGCTGAACGACGCCCGCCGGACGCTCGGGAACTACGCCGCCGCCCAGTACCGCGACGGCGCGCTCGCGCCGACCGCCACCTTCTTCCTGGCCAACGACCCGCAGTCGTTCTTCGACCAGACCCACCTCATGAACCGGATGGCCGCGAACCAGCAGCAGGCCGTCACGGACTTCCGTACGAAGCAGGCCGAGGCGTCGAAGAAGCGTGCCGAGGCGGTGACGAGCCTGGAGACGCTCACCGCGTCGCAGACCAAGCTGCGTACCAGCAAGCAGAACGTGCAGAACAAGCTGACCGAGGCCCGCACGCTGCTGTCGAAGCTGACCGCCGAGGAGAAGGCGCGCCTCGCCGAGCTGGAGCGGAAGAAGCAGGCCGAGGCCAAGCGCAAGGCCGCGGAGCTGGCGGAGAAGCAGGCCGCCGCGAAGGCGGAGGCCGACCGCAAGGCCAAGGAGGCCGGAAGCGGGACCGGCACGGGGACGGGCTCGGGAACGGGCTCGGGCACCGGGACAGGCTCCGGCTCGGACAGCAGCGCCACGACGAAGGCCGGGAAGGTCCTCGCGTTCGCCCGGGCCCAGATCGGCAAGCCGTACGTCTGGGGGGCGACCGGCCCGGCCTCGTACGACTGCTCGGGGCTCACCCAGGCGGCCTGGAAGGCCGCGGGCGTCACCCTCCCGCGGACCACCTGGGACCAGGTGAAGGTCGGCACCCGGATCGCCACGGCGGATCTGCAGCCCGGGGACCTGGTCTTCTTCTACGACGACATCAGCCACGTCGGCATCTACAAGGGCGACGGCATGATGATCCACGCGCCGAAGCCGGGGGCGGACGTGCGCGAGGAGTCGATCTACTACATGCCGATCTACGGGAGCGTGCGGCCCGGCTAG
- a CDS encoding C40 family peptidase, translated as MAAHRKPKQRPYTGSAARTAATLALAGAATAAALPGSAHADPTPTAAQVKAEVDRLYREAEVATERYNGAKAKAAATAESIDAMRDEAARRTERLNASREALGAYAAAQYRSGGLDPSLQLALSSDPDQYLQRASYVERAAAGRADELRTVQRQVADVAQLRSEAAGQLAELTARQTDLKRHKATVRAKLSEARKLLARLSPAQRAAYDASDGGRGAGHADRSSPRGSDRAPNARAAAAVAFAYGALGKPYVWGATGPSSFDCSGLTQAAWGSAGVSLPRTTYTQINAGQRVPRSELAPGDLVFFYSGVSHVGLYIGNGRMIHAPRPGAPVRIAPIDEMPFAGAARVA; from the coding sequence GTGGCCGCGCACCGGAAACCCAAGCAGCGCCCGTACACCGGCTCTGCTGCCCGCACCGCAGCGACCCTCGCCCTCGCAGGGGCCGCGACCGCTGCCGCGCTGCCGGGATCCGCGCACGCCGACCCGACGCCCACCGCCGCCCAGGTCAAGGCCGAGGTGGACCGGCTGTACCGGGAGGCCGAGGTCGCCACCGAGCGGTACAACGGCGCGAAGGCGAAGGCGGCCGCCACCGCCGAGTCCATCGACGCGATGCGCGACGAGGCCGCCCGCAGAACCGAGCGGCTCAACGCCTCGCGCGAGGCACTGGGTGCGTACGCGGCGGCGCAGTACCGCTCGGGCGGTCTCGACCCGTCCCTCCAGCTGGCACTCTCCTCGGACCCCGACCAGTACCTGCAGCGCGCCTCGTACGTGGAGCGGGCCGCCGCCGGCCGGGCCGACGAGCTCCGCACCGTGCAGCGCCAGGTCGCGGACGTGGCCCAGTTGCGGTCCGAGGCCGCGGGGCAGCTGGCCGAGCTCACCGCCCGCCAGACCGACCTGAAGAGGCACAAGGCGACGGTCCGGGCCAAGCTGTCCGAGGCCCGCAAGCTGCTGGCCCGCCTCTCCCCCGCCCAGCGCGCCGCGTACGACGCCTCGGACGGCGGCCGCGGCGCGGGCCACGCCGACCGCAGCTCCCCGCGCGGCTCCGACCGGGCACCGAACGCCCGCGCCGCGGCAGCCGTCGCCTTCGCGTACGGGGCCCTCGGCAAGCCGTACGTCTGGGGCGCCACCGGCCCCTCCTCGTTCGACTGCTCCGGCCTCACCCAGGCCGCCTGGGGCTCCGCGGGTGTCTCGCTCCCCCGGACCACGTACACCCAGATCAACGCGGGGCAGCGTGTCCCGAGGTCCGAACTCGCTCCGGGGGACCTGGTGTTCTTCTACTCGGGCGTCAGCCACGTCGGCCTCTACATCGGCAACGGCCGGATGATCCACGCCCCGCGCCCGGGAGCCCCGGTCCGCATCGCGCCGATCGACGAAATGCCTTTCGCCGGAGCGGCCCGGGTGGCATAG
- a CDS encoding GNAT family N-acetyltransferase, whose product MPMDFDVQTHAHTLALRSPGHYRVGPFTVRHNVNWSLKYANYAIPDQGAEPTPGELDALVAAFRERDRMPRLEYLPAWAPAVEPALLAAGFTAENRAPILACAPGDLLPPKPVDALVTAEPATDAEFDAAALVQHLGYGGTGEPEGGEARWLREAAAGGGVAALATLDGVPAGAGGCSVPVDGLSELVGLAVAAEFRRRGIGADLSARLTATAFEQGCRVVWLEPGDAEVERIYASIGYRRIGEKLNISLGPERPAG is encoded by the coding sequence ATGCCCATGGACTTCGACGTCCAGACTCACGCCCATACGCTCGCACTCCGCTCCCCCGGCCATTACCGGGTCGGCCCGTTCACGGTGCGCCACAACGTGAACTGGTCGCTGAAGTACGCCAATTACGCGATCCCCGACCAGGGCGCCGAACCGACACCCGGCGAACTCGACGCCCTGGTCGCGGCCTTCCGCGAGCGGGACCGGATGCCGCGCCTGGAGTATCTGCCCGCCTGGGCACCCGCGGTCGAACCCGCTCTGCTCGCCGCCGGGTTCACCGCCGAGAACCGGGCCCCGATCCTGGCCTGCGCCCCCGGGGATCTGCTGCCGCCCAAGCCGGTGGACGCTCTGGTGACGGCAGAACCGGCCACGGACGCGGAGTTCGACGCCGCCGCCCTCGTACAGCACCTGGGATACGGCGGGACCGGCGAACCCGAGGGCGGCGAGGCGCGGTGGCTGCGCGAGGCGGCGGCGGGCGGCGGGGTCGCCGCGCTCGCCACCCTCGACGGCGTCCCGGCGGGGGCCGGCGGCTGCTCGGTCCCGGTCGACGGCCTCAGCGAGCTGGTGGGCCTGGCCGTCGCCGCGGAGTTCCGCCGCCGCGGCATCGGGGCCGACCTCTCCGCCCGGCTCACCGCGACCGCCTTCGAGCAGGGCTGCCGGGTGGTGTGGCTGGAGCCGGGCGACGCCGAGGTGGAACGGATCTACGCGTCCATCGGCTACCGCAGGATCGGCGAGAAGCTGAACATCTCGCTCGGTCCCGAGCGGCCGGCCGGCTGA
- a CDS encoding LuxR C-terminal-related transcriptional regulator, whose product MNGTTEATGGHGGPERRVRVVLVDDHRMFRTGVQAEIGRTEETGVEVVGEAADVDQAVTVITATRPEVVLLDVHLPGGGGVEVLRRCAPFMGPVENPVRFLALSVSDAAEDVIGVIRGGARGYVTKTITGADLVDSVFRVQDGDAVFSPRLAGFVLDAFASTDAPPVDEDLDRLTQREREVLRLIARGYAYKEIAKQLFISVKTVESHVSAVLRKLQLSNRHELTRWATARRLV is encoded by the coding sequence ATGAACGGGACCACTGAGGCGACCGGGGGCCACGGGGGCCCGGAGCGCCGGGTACGAGTCGTGCTCGTCGACGACCACCGGATGTTCCGCACCGGCGTACAGGCCGAGATCGGCCGCACCGAGGAGACCGGGGTCGAGGTCGTCGGCGAGGCCGCCGACGTCGACCAGGCGGTCACCGTCATCACGGCGACCCGCCCCGAGGTCGTCCTCCTGGACGTCCACCTCCCGGGCGGCGGCGGCGTCGAGGTGCTGCGCCGCTGCGCCCCGTTCATGGGCCCGGTGGAGAACCCGGTGCGCTTCCTGGCGCTGTCCGTCTCGGACGCCGCCGAGGATGTCATCGGGGTCATCCGCGGCGGCGCCCGCGGCTATGTCACCAAGACCATCACCGGCGCCGACCTGGTCGACTCGGTCTTCCGGGTCCAGGACGGCGACGCGGTGTTCTCGCCCCGGCTGGCCGGCTTCGTACTCGACGCCTTCGCCTCGACGGACGCGCCGCCGGTCGACGAGGACCTCGACCGGCTGACCCAGCGCGAGCGCGAGGTGCTGCGGCTGATCGCCCGCGGCTACGCCTACAAGGAGATCGCCAAGCAGCTGTTCATCTCGGTGAAGACGGTCGAGTCGCACGTCTCGGCGGTGCTGAGGAAGCTGCAGCTGTCCAACCGGCACGAGCTGACCCGCTGGGCGACGGCCCGGCGGCTGGTCTGA